The DNA region tttcCAAGGCTATTTTAGATTGGGTTCACTGCAATTTTAAGAGACAATCTGTGTGCCTTTTTTGAGAAAATGTATACCACCCAcatatactctctctctctctctctctcacacacacacacacacacaaaagtacaGTCCTTGAGTATAATAACAGAATTCATAGCCTTGTATACAGTACTTATCACTGGAATTATTAGTAGCATTGTGTTGCATCTGATTTCATCATAAGTTCAgataattcattcatttcagtAAATTGAACTTGTTATTAAGATTTCccgtgtttgttttttttaaatcagaggCAATCTTGTTCATTAGAAATCCGCCTTCCTGTCCTCAGGGGAAACAGTAACTGGCTGAGCTCTGCTCATTACAGTATGTGAGAAACTCAACAGGTTCAGTCTCTCCAGTGATTAGAATTGAGGCATTGTTTAATAAGTTTTTATGTACAGTAAGAGCTACATGTGAACTAATTGGATTTAGTACAATTCCCATTTCAAATAATTGTTCTCCTTTCACCAAATGTTACTACATGTCATGTGGTTTCCAGTGAAATTCCAGATTAACTACGGCATGTTTTCATTTCTCTTTTAACTCTAtcactttgttttctcttcttcctccaacaGTATGTTTTGGCTGTGGGCAGCTCAGTGTTCCATGCCATGTTCTATGGTGAACTCGCTGAAAACACGGATGAAATCCATATTCCAGATGTGGAACCAGCTGCATTTCTGGCAATGCTGAAGTAAGAATTCTCCTCTGTCTTAACTTACTTCAACTGGCCCTGTTCATGTGTGTTTTCTACAATGATTTTTGAACAAATAGTGTCATCTTTATGTACATAACTGCTAGTTTAATTTGATGTTTGGTGGAAAAAAGCAAGGTTTGATGAAACTAGTTTATATACCTATCTCTGGAACATCTTGGATAAACCTGTTTCGCACTTAGACTGCCAGACTTTCTACTTCTCACTCCGTCTATCCTCCTTGCTGTTCCTCCATCGCGTTTATTTCAGAGTTTTGTTTGCCGTGTCCTCACCGGTTAGCTACAGTAGGTGGTAGATGAGAGTGTAGGAGGAATACTATTTTGTTGGCAGATTTGATTAGTTTGCACAGTGATTTCACTCTCTTCAGAAtctcatttcattgttttccaACATGATTATTAACAGATACAGCAACGCTATTGCTTACTGTACAATAATGTTATATCAGTCTGTTTCAACCATAATCAACTTCAAATGAAGTTATCTTTGGTATATTTATCATAACCTCTCCTCTGTTTGTATAATATAATTATCTTCttaaacatgtttacatcaTGTCGTATTGCATGTCATTTCTGTGGTGTTTGGTCTGTTGTCTATAAAGCTGAGAAAGTCACATTTTATGTCAACAGGTACATTTACTGTGATGAGATTGACCTGAGTGCTGACACAGTACTGGCCACTCTTTATGCTGCCAAGAAATACATTGTCCCTCACCTGGCACGTGCCTGCGTCAACTTCCTGGAGACCAGCCTGAGTGCCAAGAATGCCTGCGTGTTACTCTCCCAGAGCTGCCTGTTCGAGGAGCCGGAGCTGACACAGCGCTGCTGGGAGGTGATTGATGCCCAGGCCGAGCTGGCGTTACGCTCAGAGGGCTTCTGCGACATCGACGCCCAGACCCTGGAGAGTATCCTACAGCGAGAGACACTCAATGCTAAAGAGATAGTGGTGTTTGAGGCGGCGCTCAACTGGGCTGAGGCTGAGTGCCAGAGACAGGACCTTACCTCCTCGACTGATAACAGGCGTAAGGTTTTGGGTAAGGCCATGTTTCTGATACGTATCCCTACGATGGCTCTGGATGATTTTGCCAATGGAGCAGCCCAGTCGGGCGTGTTGACGCTTAATGAGACCAATGACATCTTCCTGTGGTACACGGCAGCCAAGAAACCTGAGCTACAGTTTGTCAGCATGCCTAGGAAGGGCCTGACACCCCAGCGCTGCCACAGATTCCAGTCCTGTGCCTACCGCAGCAATCAGTGGCGCTACAGGGGCCGCTGTGACAGTATACAGTTTGCAGTGGATAAAAGAGTTTTCATTGCTGGGTTTGGACTGTATGGATCCAGCTGTGGCTCAGCAGAGTACAGTGCCAAGATTGAGTTGAAACGTCAAGGAGTACTGCTGGGACAAAACCTCAGCAAATACTTCTCTGATGGTTCCAGCAACACCTTCCCAGCATGGTTTGAGTATCCAGTTCAGATCGAGCCTGATACCTTCTACACTGCCAGCGTGGTCCTGGATGGGAATGAGCTCAGCTACTTTGGACAGGAAGGGATGACAGAGGTGCAGTGTGGGAAAGTGACATTTCAGTTTCAGTGCTCCTCGGACAGCACTAACGGCACGGGGGTGCAGGGGGGACAGATTCCTGAGCTCATCTTCTACGCTTGACAACCCATGTGCACACATTGACTGAATTTCAGTGCACTTATGGAATATAGAAAATGATCACTTTGTGCATAGTGTCACTTTCtggtatttatttttgtcactaTTGTGCAAAAAGAAATCTTACTTCAGACACGCAATGTTTTTGATTTCAGTAATTGGTCCACTTGAGTAGGATCAGGTAGACGTCTTAAGATGTTGGATTGTCCAGATACGTAAATGAACAAAAGTCcagaaagaataaaaatatCTTGCACTAGATGTGcatgtatatatgcatatatgtaAATTCTGAAATGTATATGATGACAAAATTGTGGCTAATGCGGGCCACTAAGATATCTTATATAATTAATATGCTATAGTATGTTTATTATTTCTATGCTTGCATAGAATGCACATATATAGCAATACTTGTGTGAAAAAAAGGCTGTATGATACTCAATACCAACATAAAAATTCATTAGGCATTTGTATTTGAGTGGTTTCAATTGAATCTACAGCTTTTTGATACTTTGAATCTAGTAACAGGGCACTTAGAGAGGGCTTGAGGGGTCTTAGATTAGGGGGCACTAGATATAATGAGACACAACCCAtacagcatctctctctctctgtagcaTGTTGCTCTGCACCTACACTCATCTCAGTCACTCCAGTGAAGTTTCATTTAGATCTGTGTTATCATGTTTACAGTGaaattttacttaaagtgatCAACGTTCACCACTACACAGTAGAGTGGAAGATTTGTTTGGTTTACTCTGTCTGCACTGCAGTACTGTTCCATTTTCAGCTAACGTGTACTACTAATTGTTCTGGCGCCTTGGTTTTGTTTACAGCAAAAAGATCAATGATTGATTCAGTGTTAGCAACTGTTTATCTTATGGACTTTTACTTCTCTTTGTTAAAAACGGTCAACTGTTGACCACTCCCTCCCAATGTGATATGTGATTATACAGTATCCGTATttgcatactgtatatgctaCAGAATTGCACTGATGTCGGTTTGTAATCAAATtggttattttgttttacttgtgtttttattgaggcagattatttttgatttattgtgCTACTGGACATTTTTTTCTGGTGTAGGATAAATCATCCAAAGGCTTATCTGCTGATGACAGTGGATGGGCAAACTggtgttcatgtcctgtgtTGACGTGCTACAGTGCTGGGAGACCAACGAATGTGTATGATTGTTGATGatgcaaataaacaaaacaaatggtaCAGTCTGGTTGTTGATCCCATCTGTAATAAGCATTAGAACTTCACACTTTGTCTGAAATTAGGAGATGGGGACAGATGATGCCCTTCGGCACTGCAGTGATTTACAATACCAAGGAGAGCTGTCTGATGATTGATGAGCCCTGTCTTCATGCCACTTATACACCTTGCTTTTTGTCTGACTCCGACTCTATTCTGCATCCCACTGAACTACACAACATTATACCTCCCCCTCCTTAATATGAATTTTAATAGGCTACAACTATAAAGTATGGCTTTTTGATGTGCAATCACTTCTGCAAAGGTCTGAAGTCATTGACAGCATGGCAAACAACCTCTACAACCTTAATTTTACAGACTGCAGTCATAAAGGATGTCTCCTTGACATGGCAATCTTGTTTTCAAGTTTcaagagatagagagggaaTGAAATTACAATCTTGAACGTAAACCTTAAACCTCAAAAATGTGGAATTCCCTGCATACCACACTAGCTGTTTGACCCACAGTCAATATTATGTCTGTCTGCAAGTGCTGATAAAAACAAAGGACAGCAAGTCTCAAAAGAGGATTTCTACTCCTGTTCATATCTTTGACTTTCAAACACTCTTGAAGTAGCACACTTGTGTTGTAGATGAAGTGCAAAGTTCCAATCACAAATACAATTGCTGAAGCACTGACAATGCAATGGAATAACAAAGACACTTCATGTTCTACTTTTTCTGAGTGCCTTatacagtatgctgtaaaacTCCAAATAAGATGAGTCATTAACTGAATCTCAAGACAAATCATATATCATATCTCTTTGTGAACAGTAGTCTAGGTTCAAAAAGATAATCCCTCCTGGGAGCTGATGACAGGTACTTGATTACCAAGGCTCTCAATAACGCTGAGACCAAGTTTGACATCGCCAAAGAGCATGAAGCCCTTGATGAATCGAGCTCAATATGTTAGGGGACTTGGTGCTTCTGTGCAATTTTTCATGATTGTGGCGCTAATGTTGTAAGCAAGATCATTAATTGCACTGGAGGTGGCGGGGGACTAGAATAATGCCAGGAGTCAGAAGCAGGCCCGCTttcaacagacacacagagacacacttaGTTCCATTTTGCAAATGTAGCTGGTCTATGGCAGCAGCATTACAATCCAGGGACAATTTACAGTGATACAGTGGGAATAATCTGTGTAAGAAGTATTTGTGTCATCTCTGAAGCGAAAACAAAAGACCTTtcctcattttgttttcatgaaaCAATTGCCACTCAAGCCTATAGACCTGACATTTCTTGGTGTTGGTCACAGTCAGCTCAGAAGGCAGGAGTGTTGCCAGAGGCTACCAGCTCACTGCCAGAGCTGTGACGGAAACAGCTCTGTTCTTCATGGAGCACAAAAACAACTGTCTGATCAATAGCAAGACCTCAATCAGCGGTTCTGTTGGCAACTCTAATCACTTGCTATTaccctttaaaatataaatccATTTTAGACTCACTATGTGATAGGCTATATTTAGTGAAAACACggtattctttattttatgaGAGGTGACAATTGTTGTGGTAAACCAGTTTAATtatatgaatgaaatgtaattgTTTCTGACAAGACTAAGAATAAAATGCATATATAGGAAATACCATGTATTACTGATGAGGAAGTAAGTGTAGTGATACAATATTTTAGGATTACTCAGTTACATATACAGTGCTGGCATCCTGTTTGATTCTACCACTGACATTTTAATACATAATTCAAAGTGTTTACAGTCTTACATCAGATTTTTGGAGTATAGAGGAAGATGACATGTACTACTCGTCAGTAATCATAAATGGGACTGTGAGTTCTATATCATAGACAAGCTTTGGAATAAACTGGGTTCAGTGGGGGAAGGGAAAAGGGAACACAGAGTTGTTGGATACCGACAGACTGGGCACATATTGCCCAGGAAAGTCTCATTGAGGGTTTAATTACTGTTCAATACGAATTAAGGATGAAAAGATTCAGTCGGACTTGAGGGAGGAATGTGGATTACCACTGTTCAACATTCTTAATGCTCTAAGATTGATTGTTCCAAGTTCAGACAAGTCTGTGAACAGAACCAAAAGGttctttttgtgtcttaggaGGGATGGTGTTGTTTCCTTACTCTGTGGTTGACATGCTGCACAAACAATCACATCACTGACTACTGGGCATATTAATGTGGTGCAGCGTTAAACAGGATAGACATGTCTTTTAAATTAACCTAACTGCAAAAAATACCActcaaaaggaaaagaaaattgtgAGAGGAACCACATTCTGTTGTTTTACCATATCAAACATCGGTCCGTTCACTGCAGGCAATCACATATCCACTCCTCAACATCCCGATAATTTCCCTACTTGCAAAATGTCAATGAATTAATAATGGCCAAAGAGAGGAGGGAAACACAGCTGTGGGTTTAAAGAATTCATCaaagaaaattatttaaaaatcgttttttttttaattcaacaaatCTCAAAGGAAATCTCAACGCCCTTTTCTATTACGTTCCCTTTTAACATACATTTTCTCTAAAGGTGTACATGTATCTGTACAACATAGTATACTGGTGCATTCCAAGTGCAAACTGCCCAGTAAGTGTTATGAGAGCATCTGGCAAGGGCTGCTGAAGGTTAGAATGAATTGCTGTAATCCTGACAGATGTAAGGGTATCTGAGCCCCCCACTACCTTTATTGCGCTAACCTCAGCCTACTGGCATCCAGTCAAGCAGGAACAAGGCAGGGGGTGAGAGGAGAATggaaagagggagacagaggtaAGTGGCAAGTCTGGTCTGACTAGTGTTCAGGTAAAGAGCTCATTCCCTTTACAATTATCACATAGATTATTAGTGGACAGTCTAAGTGGCAATTAATCACACGTTAAAATGGCAAAAGGTCACAAATTTCAGATTCAAGGTGTGGGTGGAAGCAGTTAGAAAGCAGGAGTTGGACTGATGATAGCCAAATTCACTTCTTTGTGCTCCCCATGTCCAACCCTGTGGTGCTAAAGACCTGCAAAACGGAAGGGATATTATTCCAAATAATCTCCTATCTCAGAGCTGGTGCCTCCAGTCATGCCGTCGGGATGCACTGCAGGATCGAGTCGGCGATTGTGTCTCATTTATCTATTTCTTATTTATTCATTGCTATCAGGCATAGCTAAATCGTTTCAACAGGCCAGGGCATTGAAAGGCCAGCTTTTATGTTAGATTAGTCTGTTTATAGCAATGTCGCTCAGCTCCAGATGGATCAATATGGCTGGGATTTCTGGAGGTATCAGGTAAATTATGATTGCTGAAAAGAGTGGAAATACACTTTTGGTGGACAATGGGAGCTGCAGGGCCTATTCAAAGGAGCCAAAACATCGTGACAGAGTATCAGGCACACACTAGAAGTATACTGTATTATATTACCTTCCAACGGTGCAGAGGTAAATACCCTGTTTACATAATTGTGTGTTTGTCCTATGAAATACGATCCCAGAAGGTATATGAATGCTGCACTCAGGcaaaaagtatttcattcacGCGCACTGAATGCTGAATTTGTTGGTGATGCATTATGGTAATCAAGCTATTTATTCCCACAAACATGGTATCGTATACCTGTCACCCACAGCCATTACGGAAAGGCTTGATCAAAACCTTGAATGTTGGCAGCTTCCCACTGAGAAAGGTGATGAGGGCTGAGCGTGCTACTTTTTGTATGTACCCCGAGCCTCTATTCATACTGAAGAATGTCCTCTAAGGTAGCTCCATGGCTTTGATAGTATGGAGTGAGAGGGCCCTTTTCTCCTCAGGGTCTGATATAATGAGGGTGAGCTTACCAAACATGATCTGTGGCTCTCTTGAATAAGCTACTTGAAACAGCTCGAGCCTGAAACAGTACAACAAACAGCACTGATTCATTTGTACACatgctctcactctctccctctctctctgtgagctGTATCAGGGAGGActaatgtgttttaatgtgttgtGGAGTGAttcagagatggagaaagagcaCAGAGAGGCACAGGAGTCTAGCTTTGTGAGCGTTCATTCAAAACAGGAATATAGGAAAATCTGGTTTTCCAGTTTAATTATTTAAGCACAAAGAAAATGTTAAGTGGCAGATTTTCCATGATTGCATTtgtaaatatatgaataaaaatgCACTGTATAGTTATTGCCAGAATAATGCTTTAACTGTGCTATTTCTCACATTCGGGCTTTATCTGCTTTAAGATCTTATCACTTGGCAGCAGGGAGTCTGGTAATCAACAGAGACATTATACTGGAAAGAAGGTATTTCTTTTGTCAAACAAATCAGAAATATCAACTAGACTAGGAGTCAGCACAATGTAACAGtgctaaagaaagaaaagcaattCCTGTCCCTGAATACACATTTACA from Perca flavescens isolate YP-PL-M2 chromosome 17, PFLA_1.0, whole genome shotgun sequence includes:
- the btbd3b gene encoding BTB/POZ domain-containing protein 3, whose product is MVDAKGRNMKCLTFFLMLPESVKSKSSKSSKKANASGSPKLPPVCYEIITLKSKKKKKMAADIFPTKKLASTTTVQQYQQQNLNNNNTIQNCNWQGLYSTIRERNSVMFNNELMADVHFVVGQPGKTQRLPGHRYVLAVGSSVFHAMFYGELAENTDEIHIPDVEPAAFLAMLKYIYCDEIDLSADTVLATLYAAKKYIVPHLARACVNFLETSLSAKNACVLLSQSCLFEEPELTQRCWEVIDAQAELALRSEGFCDIDAQTLESILQRETLNAKEIVVFEAALNWAEAECQRQDLTSSTDNRRKVLGKAMFLIRIPTMALDDFANGAAQSGVLTLNETNDIFLWYTAAKKPELQFVSMPRKGLTPQRCHRFQSCAYRSNQWRYRGRCDSIQFAVDKRVFIAGFGLYGSSCGSAEYSAKIELKRQGVLLGQNLSKYFSDGSSNTFPAWFEYPVQIEPDTFYTASVVLDGNELSYFGQEGMTEVQCGKVTFQFQCSSDSTNGTGVQGGQIPELIFYA